One stretch of Toxoplasma gondii ME49 chromosome XI, whole genome shotgun sequence DNA includes these proteins:
- a CDS encoding hypothetical protein (encoded by transcript TGME49_312435) — protein sequence MPLKVRPNTKNADEIDPGFRLFPFSSKNVQTGCALYGLQRQVPADHWGALRVQSHVHLHAHVCLRAHTHILAHLRITLSSQAYCKHFKSRLPPLFLSVCCLLRHTWWPSHASTSSASNRLPPSQPSSYHSPSHSLSLKAAADSPFSYSPASRTSSSPCSLSSPPSHFPHASPSLTLTSHWSPPDATVPGTCLEGSSPPRPDETEDEREPAEQKTQSNAGDRRIATDTLELSWGDVIESNAGNAETWKHLLSVDGQVVQIDLDELHRMRQFKYLGPTRLRLDAFFFLMGLPISFFSRIQEKRKGGDVADLMAFFSEEEHWFEALLHPRMAKFLRLQQRRLAKDDRINQHVQTAIQNLQGKREDNHQSPMASATIPESRNLSPIKKDTSATVGFDTTTPPSESRIGPAIEGFGLDKTNETSGNTQQNEAEIGEADKKSFPAGESLSKQRQFEQIHLNADFLATFHEGMGRDVKRMIQAELIDFLREHNDELQAFYLPPKETPGQKAGPDA from the exons ATGCCTCTCAAAGTCCGCCCAAACACAAAAAATGCAGATGAGATCGACCCTGGctttcgtttgtttcctttcAGTTCTAAAAATGTACAAACAGGGTGTGCTCTATATGGTCTCCAGAGACAAGTGCCAGCTGATCACTGGGGGGCACTGAGAGTGCAGTCACACGTACACCTACATGCACATGTGTGTTTGCGcgcacatacacacatactTGCACATCTACGCATCACTCTGTCATCTCAAGCGTATTGTAAGCATTTTAAATCGCGGCTTCCTCccttgtttctgtctgtaTGTTGTCTGCTTAGACATACGTGGTGGCCTTCTCACGCTTCAACAAGCAGCGCCTCAAATCGGCTGCCGCCCTCCCAACCGTCCAGTTATCATTCACCTTCACACTCGTTATCATTGAAGGCTGCGGCGGACTCCCCGTTCTCGTATTCCCCTGCCTCTCgaacttcttcttcgccttgttCCCTTTCCAGTCCTCCTTCTCACTTTCCCCATGCGTCTCCCTCCCTTACCTTGACTTCTCACTGGTCTCCTCCGGACGCCACGGTGCCAGGTACTTGTCTTGAAGGGTCATCGCCTCCTCGTCCAGATGAGActgaagacgagagggaaCCTGCTGAACAGAAAACACAATCAAACGCAGGGGACCGCCGTATAGCAACCGACACACTTGAACTTAGCTGGGGAGATGTGATCGAGTCGAACGCTGGCAACGCAGAAACATGGAAGCACCTCCTTTCCGTCGACGGCCAGGTCGTCCAGATCGATCTCGACGAACTCCACCGCATGCGTCAATTTAAATATCTGG GACCGACGCGACTTCGCCTGgatgctttcttcttcctcatggGCTTACCTATTAGCTTCTTCAGCAGGATTCAAGAAAAGCGGAAAGGTGGCGATGTTGCCGACTTGATGGCATTTttcagcgaggaagaacactGGTTCGAAGCTCTCCTTCATCCGCG AATGGCAAAGTTTTTAaggctgcagcagcggcgcTTAGCTAAAGACGACCGCATCAATCAACATGTTCAAACTGCAATCCAG AATCTacaaggaaaacgcgaggaCAACCACCAGTCGCCGATGGCGTCAGCCACCATTCCGGAGTCGCGGAACCTGTCTCCAATCAAAAAGGACACTTCAGCGACAGTGGGCTTTGACACAACGACGCCGCCGTCAGAGTCACGAATTGGACCTGCAATCGAAGGTTTTGGTTTGGATAAAACAAACGAAACGAGCGGAAACACACAACAGAATGAAGCAGAAATCGGCGAGGCCGACAAAAAATCTTTCCCTGCAGGAGAGTCTCTTTCCAAGCAAAGACAGTTTGAACAGATTCACTTAAACGCTGACTTCTTAGCGACTTTCCACGAAGGCATGGGGAGAGACGTGAAGCGAATGATACAGGCAGAGCTAATTGATTTCCTTCGAGAACATAATGATGAGTTGCAGGCATTCTATTTGCCACCAAAAGAAACTCCGGGACAGAAGGCGGGTCCAGACGCCTGA